In Manis javanica isolate MJ-LG chromosome 9, MJ_LKY, whole genome shotgun sequence, one DNA window encodes the following:
- the LOC140843384 gene encoding uncharacterized protein has product MSNARMTHYQTLLLNRDRVEFAPPAILNPATLLPDLEKEVLHTCQEILAEETGTRQDLQDQPLGGTRLLTWYTDGSSYIIDGKRIAGAAVVDDDRVVWASGLPTGTSAQRAELIALTQALKMAEVNVSKNQAISGKRLRGDRPGTYWEVDFTEIKPAKYGYKYLLVFLDTFSGWTEAFPTKTETAQTVSKKILEEIFPRFGIPKVIGSDNGPAFVAQVTSLGGCAERGVGLYQGSLSARRPLGASPVPGGRPSLGEKAPDRKPRATVEGTFHRPPDNSHSCKSGRRLFLDTRFTSKEGTPGPGLVSNSN; this is encoded by the exons atgtcgaatgccagaatgactcactaccaaaccttactcctgaatcgtgatcgagtagagtttgccccccctgccatcctaaacccggccactctgctccccgatttggagaaagaagtgcttcacacctgccaggaaatcctggctgaagagacaggaacccgccaggacttgcaagatcagcccttagggggaacgagactcctgacttggtatacagacgggagcagttacatcatagATGGTAAGAGAATAgccggagctgcagtagtagatgatgaccgagttgtatgggccagtggactcccaacgggcacctctgcacagcgagcagaactcatcgccctgactcaggccctaaagatggcagaag taaacgtgagcaaaaatcaagcaatatccgggaaaagacttcgaggagatcgcccaggaacttattgggaagttgacttcactgaaattaagcctgctaagtatggatataagtaccttctagtttttctagacacattttcaggatggacagaggcgttccccaccaaaactgaaacagctcagacggtgtctaaaaaaatccttgaagaaatatttcccaggtttgggattccaaaggtaatcggctccgacaacggccctgcttttgttgcccag gttacgagccttggaggctgtgcagaaagaggtgtgggcctctatcaaggaagcctatcagccagaagacctctcggtgcctcaccagttccaggtgggagacccagtctaggtgagaaggcaccggacaggaaacctcgagccacggtggaagggacctttcatcgtcctcctgacaactcccacagctgtaaaagtggacggcgtctcttcctggatacacgcttcacatctaaagaggGCACCCCTGGACCCGGACTGGTGAGTAACTCgaactga